A genomic region of Ictidomys tridecemlineatus isolate mIctTri1 chromosome 10, mIctTri1.hap1, whole genome shotgun sequence contains the following coding sequences:
- the LOC144367602 gene encoding sperm motility kinase-like, which translates to MARQSSESQSRAPRSPQRGLESSSSSEDALKGQYEVLKCIGQGSFGTVRLARHILTGAEVAVKTVRKGELDPAFLQAEVAIMKAVEHPSVVQLFQVMETADRVYLIMEYAGRGDLLQYIPQGVGLPEREARGLFQQVASALRTCHAQGIAHRDVKVDNILLDSRGRIKLCDFGLGCQFRQGELLDTVCGTITYWAPERFLLEEYLGPAVDVWSLGVVLYFMLTGHLPFKGNAFQDPRVPPSSGPGGEDADRGPHGEAQHG; encoded by the exons ATGGCTAGACAGAGTAGTGAGAGTCAGAGTAGGGCGCCCAGGAGCCCCCAGCGGGGCCTGGAGTCCAGCTCATCCTCGGAGGATGCCCTGAAGGGCCAGTATGAGGTGCTGAAGTGCATCGGGCAGGGCAGCTTTGGCACCGTGAGGCTGGCCCGCCACATCCTGACGGGGGCGGAGGTGGCGGTGAAAACCGTGCGCAAGGGCGAGCTGGACCCGGCCTTCCTTCAGGCCGAGGTGGCCATCATGAAGGCCGTGGAGCATCCCAGCGTGGTGCAGCTGTTCCAGGTGATGGAGACGGCTGACCGCGTGTACCTGATCATGGAGTACGCTGGTCGGGGCGACCTGCTGCAGTACATCCCACAGGGGGTGGGCCTGCCGGAGCGGGAGGCGCGGGGACTGTTCCAGCAGGTGGCCAGCGCCCTGCGCACGTGCCACGCCCAGGGCATCGCGCACAGGGACGTGAAGGTGGACAACATCCTGCTGGACTCGCGAGGCCGCATCAAGCTGTGCGACTTCGGCCTGGGCTGCCAGTTCAGGCAGGGAGAGCTGCTGGACACGGTGTGCGGCACCATCACCTACTGGGCCCCGGAGAGGTTCCTCCTGGAGGAGTACCTCGGGCCCGCGGTGGACGTGTGGAGCCTGGGTGTGGTCCTCTACTTCATGCTAACGGGGCACCTGCCCTTTAAAGGGAACGCCTTCCAGGA CCCACGTGTCCCTCCAAGCTCAGGACCTGGTGGCGAAGATGCTGACCGTGGACCCCATGGAGAGGCCCAGCATGGCTGA